From the Manihot esculenta cultivar AM560-2 chromosome 14, M.esculenta_v8, whole genome shotgun sequence genome, the window ttgtgcaatgatgcatttcattatagcatgttttaaatattcttttatagtcctactcactgggcacctagctcacccctctcccctaacccccaggtttgcaggtacgggattgatagagaagaaaagaagagaaaagtcatatgtatgtaatagctagagtatgtggacatgacaaatgataagaatgtaatgtaaagttttgaacagttatgtttatgtaattatgttgttgaggatagagttgtgcttgaccatagtatatgttaatcctttggtatgtacatgatcttagtttatgatgtatatgtgaaccaactcaacacaggatatatattgcctttgaggctttgatgaaatcccacagagggattaatgtttatgtatatgatgaacatagtgcatgcacaggttgagtttggtgaatgaagaaaaagaaaagtttttaattcttatgtatgtttgttgatcatgtatgggattaaacaggtaaacaggatgtatgtaggcttgctacgggttccggcggccttaagccgacctgaatcctagcgccggtagcggtccggatttccggggcgttacagagtggtatcagagccctaggttcatatggtcggacctagagtgtcgggctcatagatgttctagaaggtcaagcacagtaggaaaggtcatgtccactaggataggatgtagagtcctgtcttgctatgatgatgtgatatgccatgactatatgcatgcgcataaatgatatgctatgtttgccatgtatgtgatgtaggttcatgtgactccacatgaaccatatgatgctaatgcttgtgagttatgtgctgtttttcagaaacagaatgagaggaactcgtcgatctgcacgattgacaggagtcccaccagaggatgagggcacaagcgcccgtcctcccacattgcctagggcaatgtcatgcagaacaaacagagaaagagtatcaagggaccctagaaggtcttttgatactagtagaagggggacagaaagagggggaagttcttcagatgtgagggaggttatggaagaagatcagagaagggatgggaatctggatgttggcatgtcagaagaagggacaggggagtcacaaggaggcactcaggcctcggggtatggtttttcaccctattacccaccctatgcacagagtcccgggtatccgatgggaagtacgtcggattactccagctttaatccctaccctactcacatgccttatccacctttctatccaccgtacccacagtacccaacctatccaccctcatccttccatcctcacccagcaaaccccacctcggggaatgctgcatccccacctccaccttctacagaaccagtagccccagttactcaacctcctagacctagctcagccagtgggagtaaggtgaaaatgacagcttaccttaagctggatgctcctaaatataagtcaggggatgatccctttgaatacctgagagcagtaaagacgatcactgatgagctaggggcagatgatagaagagccattgagatggcagggttcaccctgaagtgcaaaaaggcaaaggaatggttcaagtgctatgtggacccgagactagacagtatgacatgggaggaatttgccaatgagtttgctggatgggcatttccagatagttccagagagttgaagatgattgagtttgaacaactgagacagacagaagacatgagcatagaggagtacacagacagatttctggagctattacccttctcagggcaagctctagatacagatgtgaagaaggccaggagatatgtcatgaaattacagtccaggtactcctcattgattcaatcagctgagagggagagttttcacacagtggtagatatggctcgaagaatggaggccagtgccatagttgaggggtcagtgaagcagtcagtgacccagtcttcaggggttaagaccccaggcagaggagggccaggaccctctactcagagttcaggtagtaagagatggagtagcactaagaagcccaagaagaacaagttctggaacaagctgaaatccggtctaggatttggcggtggctcgagttcaggctcagatggtgcagaatgccaaaggtgtgggaggccacacaagggagcgtgtcgatgggggaccaacgcatgtttcagatgtggccaggagggacacatagctcgggattgtcctagagcacctttcatgggccagccccaacagacagcttcgggtagtgtggcacaaccagcagctccagccacaacacagggcagtggcagaggtagagggagaggggcagcctcttcttctggttcccgaggtgaaggtccatcagctccagccaggatcttcacaatgactcagcaggaggcgaacacatccaacaccgtggtgtcaggtaatctcatcattgggtgttctgatgtgtatgcattaatggacccgggtgcatctcattcctttatttctccgagggcagttgagaggctagggttgatggtctctgggttagagtgtcccctatgggtcagtggacccaagtgtgacccgactgcggcagagtcagtctgccggtactgtccagtgtttgttgagggaagatgcctctccgccgaccttgtggttctagatttgacagattttgacgtcattctagggatggattggctatctacccatggtgctaccttggactgcagggacaaggtagtcaggttcagagatcagaacgggtcagaggttgtcttcagaggagacaagaggggtacgcctagaggtctgatatcggccctacaggctcgtaggctgcttaggaagggatgtcaggggtatgtagctcacgtgagagagctagatagtcaggtcagggagccagcctcagtgccagttgtcagagaatttctggatgtctttccagaagagcttccaggactaccacctgctagggagatagagttcgagattgaattgatgcctggaactagaccgatctctatccctccctacaggatggcaccagcagaattgaaggaactgaaagaacagttgcaagatctggtagataagggcttcatccgaccgagtacctcaccttggggtgctccagtgctttttgtgagaaagaaggatggatccctcagactttgtatcgactacaggcagttgaacaaggtcactaccaagaacaagtacccattgccaaggatcgatgatctattcgaccagctagcaggagcgggttgtttctccaagatagatctgagatcagggtaccatcagctgaggataagggaagaagacacaccaaagacagctttcaggaccagatatgggcactatgagttccttgtaatgccgtttgggttaactaacgcccctgcagcattcatggacctcatgaacagagtattcagaccatacctggatcacttcgttattgtctttatagatgatatcctagtgtattccaggaatgcagaggagcatgcccagcatctgaggattgtattacagaccttgagggaacatggcttgtatgccaagttctccaagtgtgagttctggttaaggagcgtatcattcttggggcatatagtgtcagagaatgggatagaagtggaccccaagaaggttgaagctgtgactaactggccaagacccacctcagtgacagagatcagaagcttcttgggtttggctggctactacaggaggttcgttcaggacttctctaagattgcagctcctttaaccagattaaccagaaagaatcagagattcgagtggaccgatcagtgtgaagaaagctttgaggagctcaagaagaggttgacttcagcaccagtgttagctctgccaaacagcaatgaggatttcacagtgttctgtgatgcatccagagtaggcctgggttgtgtgttgatacagaatggtaaggtgatcgcttatgcttctagacagctgaagaggcatgagttgaattaccccacacacgacctggaaatggcagcagttatctttgccctcaagatgtggaggcattacctctatggggtaaaatgtgagatcttcacagatcataagagcctgcagcacatcttgaaccagagagagctgaacttgaggcagaggagatgggtagaactgttgagtgactatgattgcaagatccagtaccatccgggtaaggctaatgtagtagctgatgccttaagccggaaatcacttggcagtctatcccacatcacggcagagaggagaccggtggtgaaggaattttataagctcattgaggagggtctacagatggagttgtctggtataggtgctttgattgcacagatgaaagtaacccccgtgtttctggagcaagtggctcagaaacagcacgaggacccagagttagtgaagattgccaggactgttcagtcaggcaaagatagtgagttcagatttgatgataaggggatcctccgctatgggaacagactatgtgtaccagatgatatcgggcttaaaggagacattatgagagaggctcataatgcaaggtacagtgttcaccctggagccaccaagatgtaccagaaTCTGAagggagtgtattggtggccagctatgaagagggaagtggcacaattcgtgtcagcctgcgaaatatgtcaaagggtgaagctggaacatcagaagccggctggaatgcttaacccactgccgattccagagtggaaatgggagaatatcgctatggattttgtagtggggttaccggcaacatccaacagactagactccatatgggtgattgtggacagactcaccaaatctgctcacttcatccctgttaggagcaactactctgtggataagttagcgcaggtttatgtggatgaagttgtcagactgcatggggtcccagtttctatagtgtcagatagagggccccagttcacctccaggttttggcggagtctgcagaatgctatgggtaccaggttggatttcagtactgccttccatccccagactgatggacaatcagagaggaccatccagacaatagaggatatgctcaggatgtgtgtgctagattttggcggttcttggaggcaacatctacccttggtagagttcgcctacaataacagctatcatgctagcattgggatggctccatatgaagctttatatgggaggaagtgcaggtcacctgtttgctgggaagaggttggagagaggtccttagcagggcctgagcttgtagagatcaccagcagagtggtacccatgatcagagaaagaatcaagactgctactagcaggcagaagagttatgcagacatccgcaggagacaggtagagtttcaggagggggatctagtattgctcaaggtgtccccaatgaaaggggtggttcggttcggaaagaagggtaagctagctccgcggtacatcggaccctttgaggtcttgcaaaaagttgggaacgtatcgtacaagctggacttgcctgcttctatggagagaatccatccggttttccatgtttccatgttgaggaagttcgtgtcagatccgggcaaggttcttagtgagcctgatgtggagatccaagaggatctcacttatgttgaacaaccagtgcggattcttgacactcagatcaaaaagctaaggaacaaggaaatcccgatggtgaaagtcctttggaaccaccacaatatggaagaatgtacttgggagacacgggagtccatgctccagcaatatccctatctcttttaaggttagtctctatgtgttttatatgtatgttatgttgttttgctatgcatgtactagttgaggaacattcggggacgaatgttcttaagggggggagaatgtaatacccggctagactccggtatcggaattcccaccgtccgatggaatttgggtgtcggaaacctctagaagggtaaaagcatgtttttataaaatgttttcatgtttttaatgttttaagtatgattttaaataagtttttgcatgaaaattctttaaggaaaaactcaggttcggccgccgaaactcactttcggccgccgaacatgcatggactttgggaggcacgttaggcccccgaaagtctaagtgagggaagtgcaggttcggccgccgaaccttatgttcggccgccgaacattgcatggatgcggaggcactttcggcccccgaacgtggcctggccagccactataaaagggtccccttggtccgcacgggcgagctttttctctcccattgtcggtcaaggtgagtctccaccgctcctccctcgatcttgagtgtttcctttagatctttcatggttttaacgagttataacttcgttttgaagatttgtgagctttgagcaagttttgagcaagttttgagtgcttggaggttcaaagagcttaatctctccatctccaagctaggatcactttcctctcgtttcttcaagaggtaagggtcgatcttgaactctttttatgttttaaacaagttttaagtaagatctatgggtagaaatgcatgttaggacatatgttgagtttttgagcaatgtagcttgattgtgtatgtatgaagtgttgtagatggggtatatgcatgtttgaggcccctaggaacttgtatgtatgttttggttgagaaatatgcatgatctgtggttttgggaggcaggaggttcatttgaaccaagtttctgccatttggcagaaaccaggttcggcagccgaagggagtttcggccgccgaacccctcttgtgaaggcagctttcggctgccgaaggtgcccccgaaaagagactttcgtctctgtctggcactttcggccgccgaaggtgccgccgaacctagctgagtttcgtctctgtccaggactttcggccgccgaaggtgccgccgaaggtgccctgttcagccttttcatgcatattttctgtgatgttttcaggatgttttagggggtttttgggggatacatattagagttatgtttatatatatgttggtccctcattggagtccacctgtgtaggttcggacccgaggaaccaaggaccccagcagtgagccagctgctgagagtttgacagagtcagccagaggtgagtggaactatacttaaccttttaaattaataaagtgaatgttttatcatgtttcatgcatcatgactataatataggttgtttgcattagaatcacgaatatgctacattgcattattatattgtggttgatgaggagggacattgcacgactcactagtcctgtgtacgaagtcctgtggtgcccataatagggccgggcaatagctccgatatacgaagtcctgtggtgcccataatagggccgggcaatacgaagtcctgtggtgcccataatagggccgggcatggagctgagggatttttgggtcggtccgtccatgatgtgaaatgtttgtgcaatgatgcatttcattatagcatgttttaaatattcttttatagtcctactcactgggcacctagctcacccctctcccctaacccccaggtttgcaggtacgggattgatagagaagaaaagaagagaaaagtcatatgtatgtaatagctagagtatgtggacatgacaaatgataagaatgtaatgtaaagttttgaacagttatgtttatgtaattatgttgttgaggatagagttgtgcttgaccatagtatatgttaatcctttggtatgtacatgatcttagtttatgatgtatatgtgaaccaactcaacacaggatatatattgcctttgaggctttgatgaaatcccacagagggattaatgtttatgtatatgatgaacatagtgcatgcacaggttgagtttggtgaatgaagaaaaagaaaagtttttaattcttatgtatgtttgttgatcatgtatgggattaaacaggtaaacaggatgtatgtaggcttgctacgggttccggcggccttaagccgacctgaatcctagcgccggtagcggtccggatttccggggcgttacacttGTCAAGTGGAACGGCCTTGGTGTTGAAGAAACTAGTTGGGAGAAGGAGTCAAGTCTACAGGCATACGCACACAAGATAGAGGACTTCATTAACGCTCAGTCGACGAGGACGTCGACCATTTAAGTGGGGGAGTGTCAGGGTCATAGagtttcagggaccaaaactgtaattttccaaTATTAGAATTTTCGGGAAATAATGATGGGATAAATTAGTAGAAAATAGTAGTAAGAAAAGAGTCGTGTCAGTTTCTTGTaattcctttttatttatttgttaaggGGGGAtgtcacctcagacatattgatgtctcctccCACCATAGTTCTACTTGTTCTTAAGActctttaggggggagtgactagttggccaccagcaaGGGTTGGGCCCGACTGGCCACCGTAGGCTTGTCGAGTCCCTGGATTGTGCCTTCTCTTCTTGCAGGCGTCCCCCCCGTCTGCAAGTTGGGAATGGGTCGTTGACATGATTGTGTAATGACTATTTTGCCCctggaataaaataagtagcccaTTCAGTAAATCTCTGTGCTTGGTTGCTTGTTGATGTGCTTGTATTGCTATAATTGCCCGATCATGATATTTTCATATGATAATTGTGGTATTTCCCGTTTTTACGAGAATGGGGCAAGAGGTCCTAACCTTTACGTTCCTTTGTCCAGGTGAACGCGTAGAGAGCTTGGCTGGCTTGAAAAGAGTTCAAACCAAGTGCCACACGGTTCCAGGCCAGTGTCGAAATCTGAAATCGGGAATGACATTGTAGtgctttttttaaattaaaaaattaattaataaatttatccataagaattaattagtattttttttaaataccataaatatttacaaaataataacGGGCGAATGCGTTGAGCTTGTAACTACTAAACACGGTTACACCACGCGAAGTTTGGGAAAAGTCAATATTCAGGTGGCGGAAGGAATgcgataaaagaaagaaaagaggtgGCTGAAGGCCCGTATCCAAACGACCCTGATTTAGTTTAacgtttaaaaaattatttcttctaGAGTCTAGACGTCAGCTGTTTGGCTTTTGAATGTTCTTCTACGTTTTTGAATTTGGCATTCGAagcttttctatttttattttctcaaacTTTGCCTCTCCTTTCCTTTCATTTCGGGTAGTTGTCTAATCATTTATTGTGAATATTAAGCAACCAAGATCCTTGGCGACTTCTTCTCCGACTGACTGCGAATTCCATTTACTCCCTTCAATTTCCATTTCAGACATTTATATACAGGTAAAGTAGCTTTTCaattttggaattttttttGGTTCTACAATCTAAACCCTAACTTTCTTGTTAAAATTTTCCCTTTTTTGGTCTAACTTAGCATCATCTTCGACTCCTTAGCTTTAATAATCGATTCACGTAATATTTTCATCATCTTGGAGCTTATGGGTAATTGGGTTGCttttgtttttggggtttttgGCTGCTTAATGAGCTAAAATTTGATACTTCCCTGATTTTATTTCCTTATCTTCTTATGGTAACTGATACTATATGTGGTGGTTTTTGCCTCAATGAATGATGGATCCAtgctctttcttttattttaattttctaaacTTTGGATTATTTGCCTGGTTTTCTATTAATTGCTTAATATAGCCTCAGGGGATCCTAGAGAAGATGCCAGAGACCTCTGAGGAGTCTGGAAAAGAAGCTGCAAACTCTGAGCATCATCCTGTGAATTCGAGGGAAGATAGTGAATATGTTAGGCTTGTTATTTCCAATGAATCAAGAGTAGCTGAACCTGAAGATACCCGCATCTTACAAACTGAAGCAAATACAAGAATTAAATATCTAATTTGGTGGATTAAAGCTCTGGCACTATGCCTTCTCTTGATTATACTTCTTCTCATTTTAGTGAAATGGGGAGTGCCGTTTCTTTTTGAGAAGGTAATTTCTCTCCATAACATTCTGCTTTTCTGcagattaattttgaaattccgTGCTTAGTAATTGTCAAAGCTCTTAACTATTATTGTATTCGTGCATTTATTTGCATGAAGGAAGCCACAATTTGATATGTCATGTTTTAATTTATTGCAATGAAGAAAATGACACGTAAGTTTGCACTTGTCAAACTTAATTTGGCAGGAATTGATGGGTGTCTTTAAATGTGAATGAAATATGACTGAGTAACTTCTTCCTCGATCCaattttatctataatttttcaaaaatgttTTTGTCCAAAATTATCCATTTCAATGagcattattattaaaattatttaattttacccTTATGTCTAATGAACAAAATAACTAATTATACAGTTTCCTAAAACTTTTATCAttatttctctttctctctctctttattaTCCCAGTTCTAATGGTAGGTTAATGGAGAAAGGCTTTTTAATATTAGAGTAGTTAGGTGAAATAGATGATAAATTAGTCAAATTAAGGAGAATTTTGTGTTAATTTAGGTTATTTAATTGTTTCCTTAATTACTGTACAAAAACCTTAGGCAAAAGATAGAAGTGGATGGAGGAGGGAGTATACACTTTGTAACTTTTCTTGGAATTTTTTATTGCTGTTAGTTCTTCTGCTGCTTTATGGCAAGCATGCTGTGTCTGGAAAATTTAATGTTAAATTGCTTAAGCTCAGACATAAAAACACAAAAACGCATGCATGCATCCACATTTTAAGATGAGAGAGCTCTAAATCTAATATTAGTTTATTCATACCAAAGTCTGTTCAATCTCATTGTAGGTTCTCTTGCCAATCATGCAATGGGAAGCAACTGCCTTTGGCCGACCAGTCCTTGCCCTTGTGCTTGTTGCTTCTCTGGCCTTGTTCCCTGTGTTTTTAATTCCTTCAGGACCTTCCATGTGGTTGGCTGGGATGATTTTTGGATATGGTATTGGATTTGTCATAATTATGGTTGGAACTACTATTGGAATGATCTTGCCCTATTTGATAGGGCTACTGTTCCGTGAACGCATCCATGTAAGACCAATGATTTTTAGTTGAtgatctttctttctttctttttttctctctatttttattttcttttaagatAAACCTTTGTTGAAATGGACAACTTATATAAtcatctaatttttattttaacttctgAACTTTTGAGAATTTCAATGTTCAGCAATGGTTAAAGAGATGGCCCCAAAAAGCTGCTATGATCAGACTTGCTGGTGAAGGGAGTTGGTTCCATCAATTTCGAGTAGTTGCACTCTTTAGGGTTTCACCATTTCCATACACAATTTTCAACTATGCAATAGTAGTAACCAGTATGAGATTTTGGCCATATTTATGTGGTTCAGTTGCTGGAATGGTACCAGAAGCTTTTATCTACATCTATAGGTATGTTCGCTTTGATTCCTTTAACTGCTTGGCTGCAAGTTCGCTTTTATCTGATGAAAATATGCAGTAAATATTAGATTTCTTATCTAGCTCTTTATGTATATATGTATGAAAACTTCTTACCTAGTGTATACACATGTTAAACCAATAATAGTGGATCTCACTACAAAAACATGGTGGGTCTCAgtacaaaatataattttgtgCTTTTCGCTGGTTGTTTAAATTATGGTGCAACTAAAATCTTTCCATAAAACTATATATGTTTCCCACTGTTTTGCCACATGGGATTACAAAAATTTATGCCAAGTGGCAATTTATCtaaagatatatataatttatctaattATACCATATATAACTATAATGTATTTAATACATGTGTCTTCTGTTATTATGAGTAATAATTATAAGTGATTATATTGTTGTGATAAATTTCTTTATTATAACAATTTTAAACAAGATTAATGCTATAGGTGCTAACTAATAATATCAAagtgtattaaaaaataatatttgtctCCAAAATGTGCTTAGCGGTCATTTtggtaaaattaaatgaaatttaaaacgTATAGctattatttatttgtatttattaAAAGCATAAATAGTCACATACGAAACACGGATAGTTCCCTAGTTTTGTTGTAAAATTAGCTGCTTGAGAAATCTGTACACGTATATGGCGAAAGTATACATATAAGTTCTCAAATTTGTCTAAAAATTTTCTCCAGTTCTCTAATTTCTACTGTAATTTTGTGCAGTGGTCGGTTAATAAGGACATTTGCTGATGTGCAATATGGGAATTATCACTTATCTACTTTGGAAATCATATATAATGTCATCTCCTTTATTATCGCCATCGTTACAACGGTTGCTTTCACTGTTTATGCAAAAAGAGCTTTGCAGGAGCTTGAAAAGGCGGAGACTACTGAAGAAGTTCCTGCCTACAACACAGGCAGTTATGAGATGGTAAAGCTATC encodes:
- the LOC110607754 gene encoding transmembrane protein 64 produces the protein MPETSEESGKEAANSEHHPVNSREDSEYVRLVISNESRVAEPEDTRILQTEANTRIKYLIWWIKALALCLLLIILLLILVKWGVPFLFEKVLLPIMQWEATAFGRPVLALVLVASLALFPVFLIPSGPSMWLAGMIFGYGIGFVIIMVGTTIGMILPYLIGLLFRERIHQWLKRWPQKAAMIRLAGEGSWFHQFRVVALFRVSPFPYTIFNYAIVVTSMRFWPYLCGSVAGMVPEAFIYIYSGRLIRTFADVQYGNYHLSTLEIIYNVISFIIAIVTTVAFTVYAKRALQELEKAETTEEVPAYNTGSYEMVKLSLERSNHVGFSSSLS